In bacterium, the sequence TCCTGCTGAACCGCGCGCGGTACCAGCGATGGTTCGAAGACGAAGGCGTCGCCGACATCGCTCGCGTGACCGGCCAGACCCACAACTCCCTCGCCGAAGCGGACGAAGCGTTGCGTGCCGTGATCGCCGAGAACGATCCCGCCCGCGACGAGCCGCTCGTCCAGATCTTCCACCGACGGATCTTGCGGCTCTCGATGATCATCGCCGGAACGGATCCCAACGACGAGAACCCGCTCTTCTACAAGCTGGACCCGATCCTCGGCTGACGCTCCGAGCCCGGGCGAAGTCCGACGGCGGCGCGGCACGCGTCGCCGGGCGTCGTCTCGTGTGCCCACTCCTCGAGCACGTTGCGGACCCAGATGATACCGGCGCACAGCCCGCTCTCGAGGAGCCGCGGATCGAAGCGATCCGCCATCGTGCGGTACTCCGTTTCGGGGACCGCCGTGAGCTGATCGACCAGGATCCCGAGCACCATCTGGATCGTCGACATGAAGAGCGACACCTGCAGCTGCTGGCGCATCGTCGCTTCGTCGAGGCGAGGGCCGCCCTCGCGCGCGAGCTCCGCGATGAAGGTCTGGAGGACATCACGGACCAGACCCCGATAGCCCTCGGGCTCCGGGAACATCAGCATGCCCGTGATCGCCTGGGCGTAGGCCATCTGTCGGGTCATCCCCCAATCGAGGAGCCCGGCCTGGAGTTCACCGTCCGCGTCGTGCCAGAACCACGCGTTGTCCAGGTTGAGGTTGGGATGACAGAGGCCCACGTAGTCGACGTCCGAATGGAGCCAGGACGCCAGCGCGTCCGCGTGCTCGAGGCCGAAGAGCACGTCGTCGCGGAAGGTCTCGAGGAACTCGGGCTTGGTCGCCCAGTCGGGGAAGAGGTTCGGCGCCGTCTCACCGACGAAGTGGACGAGATCGTCGACCTTGACGTCCAGGTCGGGCGCGGGCCGCGCGCGAGGGGCATTGCGCGGAAAGGGGAAGACCGCCTCCACGTCGAGTCCGAAGCGCCCGTCCTTGTGCGCCGCCGCGAGTCCTGCCAACGCGCGCGTCAACACGAGGTAGCGCTCCCGCGCATCCGGTAGAAGGTGGTCGTAGCCCTTCTCGCAGGGCGGAGCGATCCCGGCCTCGCCGTAGGGAACGGTCTCGGTGATCAGGATGTAGTTCGAGGTCCGCGCGGAGTAGTCGCCGAAGCAGTACCGGGGGACGGCGAAAGGCAGGGTGTGTTCGGCGGATCGCCGCGCGAACTCCACCTCGAAGGGAACGGTGTCCGCAAGGAAGCGTTTTCGTTCGGGGTCGCTTGCCGGCACCTTGACGAAGAGTCGGGAGCCGAGTCGGGAACCGCCTTTCGCGTAGGTCACGTGGACGAAGGCCTTCTCCGAGGCCTGCCCGCCTTCACAGCGCTCGATGGATTCGATCGCGGTCACCCGGTCGCCTTCGTCGATCGTCCCGGCCGCGCGAAAAGCCTTCGTCAGGAACTCGGGACCCCATTCGCCGATCATCTCGATCGTGAAGGGAAACTCGAGGCCGTAGTGCACGCCCGCGTCGACATCGCGGTGGTGCCGCGCGAACTCGTCGTTGCCGTAGCGAAGCGACCGAGGCGGGTCGGCCTCCGCGAGCCGGTCGGCGTCCACCCAACCGGCGGGACTGGCGATCCGTACGCGTGTGCGGCCGTCGTCGAGCGCCGTCTCGGCACAGACGACGAGTGTGCCGTCGTCGAGATGGCACCGCTCTGCGGAAGTCCGATCGGGACCCGCTGAAACGGTCGCCCCGCGTGGCGAGCTGACGAGGTATCGCCTGGCAGATTCGAAGTGCGTGTCGGACATAACGACTGGCTACCCGAGAAGACCGGCTCGACCCGACCTACTTCGCGTTCGCTTCGAAATCCTGGACGATCCTGTCGATCGTGACTTCGGCGACGACGTTCATTTCCTTGTCGTAGGCCTCGTACATGACGGCGTCGTAGTCGAGAATGGTCTGGTCGTGATGGACGAGGTATCCGTTCTCGTCCTCGAAGTGGAACTCCTGCCACTTGTACGGACTGAGATCGAGCTCGCCGTCTACTTCGACCATCGAACTTCTCCCACTCGGGTGCGCTGGAACGCGGTGCTCGTCGTGGATGCTGGCGGTTCGTGATGGGAATCGCAAGACGATGCGTGACCCTGCGCGCTCTCCTGCTTGAGGACGTTCGTGATCCAGACCGGAAGCGCGCGCTCGTCGAAGGGTGCCTCGACTCCGATGCTCACGAGTCCGGCCGGGCAGACCCTCGCGCGCCATGCGGCTCGCGGCAGGGACTCCTTCCACGAAATCATGTGCTCGCGGTGGTGTTCGATCGCGTTCGACCGGTAGGATCTGATGTCCGGATCCGTTTCCGGGAGTGCGACGGTGGCGAACCGATCGGCCTTCCCAAAGGCCTCACGGAATGGGCTTAAAACGTCGGCACCCGAACTTTTCGCGAGATCCTGGTCGATCTCAAGGGCAGCTGACGTTCGTAGACACCCACGAGGAGATTCCATGCGCGCATGGCGAGTACACGAGTTCGGGCAACCGCAGGACACCTTCACGCGGGAAGAGATCGCGGCACCGACGCCTTCGGACCTCGAAGGCGTCGGCATGGGACTCGGAGGCTGGGAACCACTCCAGCCGGGGCACGAACCCTTCGACGACTGGGTGATCCTCGAGATGCGGGCGGCCGCACTCGCCCTGCCCGACGTCACGATGAGCCTCGGCCGATACCCGGTACCCGTCGGCCGACCCTACGTGTCGGGACAGGAAGGCGTGGGGATCGTGCGGGAGGCCAGCCAGAGCCGCGCGCATCTGGTCGGGAAGCGCGTCGTCGCCTGCTGTATCCAGCCCTGGGGCAGCCTCGCCGACGTCGCGGTCGGGGTGTCGATGATCTTCGAAGTACCCGAAGCGATGAGCGACACCGAAGCCGCCGCGTTCCTGATCGCTTCGCATACGGGATATCACGCCGCCATTCGCCGGGGCGGCGTGACGCGCGGGGAGACCGTGGCCGTACTGGGCGCAGCGGGCGGGGTCGGGTCTGCGATGGTCCAACTCGCGGTGGCCGAGGGGGCGAGAGTGATCGCGGTCGTCGGCGACGAGGCCAAGGCGAAGGTGTGCGCGGAGCTCGGCGCCGAAACGATCGTCCACACGGAGAACGACACCCCCACCGCGCTCCGCGAGGCCACCGGAGGGGTCGGCGTCGATGCCCTCCTCGATCCCGTCCAGGGCGAGGCCGGCGCCCACGCCCGGGCGGCGCTCGCGGTCGGGGGTCGGCACGTCCTCTGCGGTCACGCCGGCGGACTCATTCCCCACGATCCCCAGTTCTACGTCTGGAACCAGTCCCTCATCGGGGTCGACCTCGGCGGCTTCCCGCCCGAGGTCATGCTGGGATGGCACCAGGAGACCAAGGCCCATCTCGACCGCCTCGTCTCGGAGGGACGCTATCGCCCTCTCGTCGATCGGGTGATCGACTTCGAGGAGGTCATCGCGGGCGTCACCGACCTGGCGAATCGCAAGACCGCGGGACGCGTGGTCGTGCAGATCGCAGGAGACGGCTGAAGATTCGTCCGGCTTCGATTCGTCGCCGCGCCCCGCCCTCTACAGATCGAGCAGCCGTCGTAGGGTCCGTACCGGCAGGCTCTCGGTCAGGAGCGCATCCGGGATCTCGAAGCCCTGCGCGCGCATGCTCCGCATCACTTTCAGCTGGACGCAACCGCGCCAGAACGTCGCGAAGACCTTCGCGTAGTGGAAGTTGCGAACGGCCTCCCCGCTCGCCTCCTCGTAGGTCTCGACCAGCTCGGACTCGTCCGGCGTCCCCTCGAGTCGCTCTCCCGCGTCTTCCTGCGCGCGCGCGTCGGACACGAGCAACGAAGCCAGGTCCATCTCGGGATCGCCGACCGTCGCCATCTCCCAGTCGACGACCGCCGCGATGCGCTGCCGTGCGTTCGGGTCCGCGCTCGCCGGACTGAACATCACGTTGCCCAGCTTGGCGTCGCCCCAAACGAGTGCCGTCCGTGCATCCGTGGGTCGCTCCGCCTCGAGATACGCGAGCGCCTCGTCGTAGGCGTGGATCGGCTCGTCCGGCGTCGTCTTCAACCACCCCAGGTAGTAGTCGCGCCAATAGGCCAGCGGCGCGCCGCCCGGGTCCGCTTCGCCCGGAGCGCCACCCGGCAGCCCCGCGATGCCCAACGACGTCACCTCCGGCTCATGGAGATCGGCCAGCATCCCGACGACCGCCTTCCAGAGCGCACGGCGCCCCTCGGCGGAAGTCTCGCGGTAGAAGCCCGCGGCGTGGTAGGACGGGCGGAAGTCGATCGGCGCCTCCCCCTCGCAGCGGCGCATCACGAGGAAGGGCGCTCCCAGCACGGTCTCATCCTCTTCGAGCCAGAACACCTCGGGCACGGGGACCCGCGTCTCGCGGGCGACGCGATCCATCACGTGGAACTGCAGCGGAATGTCGTAGCTGGGGAACGGCCCCTCTTCGGTCGGCGCAGCGCGCACGACGCCGGCGAGACGGCGATCCTCGCCCGCCTCGCGCCAACGCGCCTCGAAGAGGTTCGTATCGCTCGATTTACCCGTCGCCGGCGGCGCCAGGCCGGTGACGGCGACCGGTCCCGTACCGATTCGTGCCTCCAACCACCGCTCGAGTGCGAGGGTGCGTCGGGATGTTTCGGAGCCCGGGTCGCCCATGGTCTCTTCCTCGGTAGCCAGGGTCGACGAACTAGGTTAACGCTCTGACATGCTGACCGACATGGACGACACGCTCTGGCACCAGCTCCCGACGACCTTCGATCACGTCGGCACGAGCGATCCGCGCTTCTTCGACCGCTACTGGTTCTCGGCGACGGATCCGATGGGGAACGGCACGCTGCAGTTCACGCTCGGCGCCTACCA encodes:
- a CDS encoding zinc-binding dehydrogenase, giving the protein MRAWRVHEFGQPQDTFTREEIAAPTPSDLEGVGMGLGGWEPLQPGHEPFDDWVILEMRAAALALPDVTMSLGRYPVPVGRPYVSGQEGVGIVREASQSRAHLVGKRVVACCIQPWGSLADVAVGVSMIFEVPEAMSDTEAAAFLIASHTGYHAAIRRGGVTRGETVAVLGAAGGVGSAMVQLAVAEGARVIAVVGDEAKAKVCAELGAETIVHTENDTPTALREATGGVGVDALLDPVQGEAGAHARAALAVGGRHVLCGHAGGLIPHDPQFYVWNQSLIGVDLGGFPPEVMLGWHQETKAHLDRLVSEGRYRPLVDRVIDFEEVIAGVTDLANRKTAGRVVVQIAGDG
- a CDS encoding phosphotransferase family protein encodes the protein MEARIGTGPVAVTGLAPPATGKSSDTNLFEARWREAGEDRRLAGVVRAAPTEEGPFPSYDIPLQFHVMDRVARETRVPVPEVFWLEEDETVLGAPFLVMRRCEGEAPIDFRPSYHAAGFYRETSAEGRRALWKAVVGMLADLHEPEVTSLGIAGLPGGAPGEADPGGAPLAYWRDYYLGWLKTTPDEPIHAYDEALAYLEAERPTDARTALVWGDAKLGNVMFSPASADPNARQRIAAVVDWEMATVGDPEMDLASLLVSDARAQEDAGERLEGTPDESELVETYEEASGEAVRNFHYAKVFATFWRGCVQLKVMRSMRAQGFEIPDALLTESLPVRTLRRLLDL